Proteins encoded in a region of the Corvus hawaiiensis isolate bCorHaw1 chromosome 18, bCorHaw1.pri.cur, whole genome shotgun sequence genome:
- the SEZ6L gene encoding seizure 6-like protein isoform X2, which produces MPGPRGLSLLALLLLGTPAAPRPDSGSGAALVPASPDPLTADEPVEKMGGGAAELGHSTGLTGGAEDFGQVVGSDPGAGQLGQGTALNLLPAPEDGAAPAEETTQLLQSHVLPMATAAPRPDARQTSPVKKKPPTLKQVNTGRKHPRLKPTLAGPPGAASPASPRSSRLPTATPELRVPAEDTERSPPELPWVDQTTTSRPTLQMSPSTLPPALPDSTGDAGEAPTAAPAGAAVIPTNSADRDAHGSASEESQETTTSTIVTTTVTTTEPTPVLCSMSFHDPEGYIDSTDYPPLPLHGYLQCTYNVTVYTGYGVELQVKSVNLSDGEVLSIRGVDGDALVVLANQTLLVEGQVIRSPTNTISVYFRTFQDDVVGTFQLHYQVFMLSCNFPRRPDFGDVTVMDLHSGGIAHFHCHLGYELQGPRMLTCINASRPHWSNPEPICSAPCGGTVHNATIGRVLSPSYSGNQSGSMYCVWAIGAPPGQKLHLHFEKLLLTEKDRMVVYSGDTNRSAVLYDSLRADSVPFEGVISDGSSIRIDFLAEEPAAATAFNIRFEAFERGHCYEPYIQNGNFTTSDPTYNLGTTVEFTCDPGHSLEQGPAIIECINMRDPYWNDTEPLCRATCGGELTAVAGVILSPNWPEPYTEGEDCIWRIHVGEEKRLFLDIQLLNITNSDILTIYDGDELSARILGQYVGSSGPQKLYSSSPDLTIQFHSDPAGLIFGKGQGFIMNYIEVSRNDSCSDLPEIQNGWKTTSHTELVRGAKITYQCDPGYDIVGSDTLTCQWDLSWSSDPPFCEKIMYCTDPGEVEHSTRLISDPVLLVGTTIQYTCNPGFVLEGSSLLTCYSRETGTPIWTSRLPHCVSEESLACDNPGLPENGYQILYKRLYLPGESLTFMCYEGFELMGEVTIKCILGQPSHWSGPLPICKVNQDSFEHALEAEAAAETSLEGGNMALAIFIPVLIISLLLGGAYIYLTRCRYYSSLRLPLMYSHPYSQITVETEFDNPIYETGETREYEVSI; this is translated from the exons acagcGGATCGGGGGCAGCGCTGGTGCCGGCCAGCCCGGACCCTCTCACTGCAGATGAGCCAGTAGAGAAGATGGGCGGTGGGGCTGCAGAGCTCGGGCACAGCACGGGTTTGACTGGTGGCGCTGAGGATTTTGGGCAGGTTGTGGGCTCAGACCCTGGAGCcgggcagctggggcagggcacTGCCCTCAACCTGCTGCCAGCCCCGGAGGACGGTGCCGCGCCGGCGGAGGAGACCacgcagctgctgcagagccacgTCCTGCCTATGGCCACCGCTGCCCCCAGACCCGATGCCAGACAGACTTCCCCTGTTAAGAAAAAGCCACCGACTCTAAAGCAAGTAAATACAGGAAGGAAGCACCCAAGGCTGAAGCCCACCCTGGCAGGGCCCCCCGGAGCTGCCTCTCCAGCCAGCCCACGGAGCTCCAGGCTCCCCACGGCCACCCCGGAGCTGCGGGTGCCAGCAGAGGACACGGAGCGGAGCCCCCCCGAGCTGCCCTGGGTGGACCAGACGACCACCAGCCGCCCCACGCTGCAGATGTCCCCTTCCACGCTGCCCCCAGCGCTCCCTGACAGCACGGGGGATGCCGGAGAGGCTCCGACCGCGGCTCCCGCTGGCGCTGCCGTTATCCCAACAAACAGCGCGGACAGGGACGCGCACGGCTCCGCGTCGGAGGAGAGCCAGGAAACCACCACGTCCACCATCGTCACCACCACCGTCACAACCACGGAGCCCACCCCGG TGCTCTGCAGCATGAGCTTCCATGACCCCGAGGGCTACATCGACTCCACGGATTATCCCCCGCTGCCCCTGCACGGGTACCTGCAGTGCACCTACAACGTCACCGTCTACACCGGCTACGGCGTCGAGCTCCAG GTGAAGAGCGTGAACCTGTCGGATGGGGAGGTGCTGTCCATCCGCGGCGTGGACGGCGACGCCCTGGTGGTCTTGGCCAACCAGACCCTGCTGGTGGAGGGCCAGGTGATCCGCAGCCCCACCAACACCATCTCCGTCTACTTCCGCACCTTCCAGGACGACGTGGTGGGGACCTTCCAGCTCCACTACCAGG tgtttatGCTGAGCTGCAACTTCCCACGGAGACCTGACTTCGGAGACGTGACGGTGATGGATCTGCACTCGGGTGGCATTGCTCACTTCCACTGTCACCTGGGCTACGAGCTGCAGGGCCCCCGCATGCTGACCTGCATCAACGCGTCCCGGCCGCACTGGAGCAACCCCGAGCCCATCTGCTCAG CTCCCTGTGGAGGGACAGTCCACAATGCCACCATCGGCCGCGTGCTGTCCCCCAGCTACAGCGGGAACCAGTCTGGCAGCATGTACTGCGTGTGGGCCATCGGGGCCCCCCCGGGCCAGAAGCTGCACCTGCACTTCGAGAAGCTCCTGCTGACCGAGAAGGACAG GATGGTGGTGTACAGCGGGGACACCAACCGCTCGGCCGTGCTCTACGACTCCCTGCGCGCCGACAGCGTCCCCTTCGAGGGCGTCATCAGCGACGGCTCCTCCATCAGGATCGACTTCCTCGCCGAGGAGCCCGCGGCCGCCACGGCCTTCAACATCCGCTTCGAAG CCTTCGAGCGCGGCCACTGCTACGAGCCCTACATCCAGAACGGGAACTTCACCACCTCCGACCCCACCTACAACCTGGGCACCACCGTGGAGTTCACCTGTGACCCTGGGCACTCCCTGGAGCAGGGCCCTGCCATCATCGAGTGCATCAACATGCGGGACCCCTACTGGAATGACACGGAGCCGCTGTGCCGAG CCACATGTGGAGGGGAGCTGACTGCCGTGGCCGGGGTGATCCTGTCCCCCAACTGGCCGGAGCCCTACACGGAGGGGGAGGATTGCATCTGGAGGATCCACGTGGGCGAGGAGAAGCGGCTCTTCCTGGACATCCAGCT CCTGAACATCACCAACAGCGACATCCTCACCATCTACGACGGGGACGAGCTCTCCGCCCGCATCCTGGGGCAGTACGTTGGCAGCAGCGGCCCCCAGAAGCTCTACTCCTCCAGCCCCGACCTcaccatccagttccactcgGATCCTGCCGGGCTCATCTTCGGGAAAGGGCAAGGATTCATCATGAACTACATAG agGTGTCCCGCAATGACTCCTGCTCTGACCTGCCTGAGATCCAGAACGGCTGGAAGACCACGTCACACACGGAGCTGGTGAGAGGGGCCAAGATCACCTACCAGTGTGACCCGGGCTATGACATCGTGGGCAGTGACACCCTCACCTGCCAGTGGGACCTCAGCTGGAGCAGCGACCCCCCCTTCTGTGAAAAGA TTATGTACTGCACGGACCCGGGGGAGGTGGAGCACTCCACCCGCCTCATCTCAGACCCggtgctgctggtgggcacCACCATCCAGTACACCTGCAACCCCGGCTTCGTGCTGGagggcagctccctgctcaccTGCTACAGCCGTGAGACCGGCACCCCCATCTGGACCTCGCGGCTCCCGCACTGCGTCT CTGAGGAGTCGCTTGCCTGTGATAACCCGGGGCTGCCAGAAAACGGGTACCAAATTCTTTATAAGCGCCTCTACCTGCCAGGAGAGTCCCTGACCTTCATGTGCTATGAAGGCTTTGAACTCATGGGGGAGGTGACCATCAAATGCATCCTGGGCCAGCCATCCCACTGGAGCGGCCCCCTGCCTATCTGCAAAG TGAACCAAGACAGCTTTGAACACGCTCTGGAAG cagaagctgctgcagagacGTCGCTTGAGGGGGGAAACATGGCCTTGGCCATCTTCATCCCGGTGCTGAtcatctccctgctgctgggaggagcGTACATCTATCTCACCAg gtGTCGGTACTACTCCAGCCTCCGCCTGCCCCTCATGTACTCCCACCCCTACAGCCAGATCACGGTAGAAACGGAGTTTGACAACCCGATTTACGAGACAGGG GAAACACGAGAATACGAGGTTTCGATATAA
- the SEZ6L gene encoding seizure 6-like protein isoform X1 — MPGPRGLSLLALLLLGTPAAPRPDSGSGAALVPASPDPLTADEPVEKMGGGAAELGHSTGLTGGAEDFGQVVGSDPGAGQLGQGTALNLLPAPEDGAAPAEETTQLLQSHVLPMATAAPRPDARQTSPVKKKPPTLKQVNTGRKHPRLKPTLAGPPGAASPASPRSSRLPTATPELRVPAEDTERSPPELPWVDQTTTSRPTLQMSPSTLPPALPDSTGDAGEAPTAAPAGAAVIPTNSADRDAHGSASEESQETTTSTIVTTTVTTTEPTPVLCSMSFHDPEGYIDSTDYPPLPLHGYLQCTYNVTVYTGYGVELQVKSVNLSDGEVLSIRGVDGDALVVLANQTLLVEGQVIRSPTNTISVYFRTFQDDVVGTFQLHYQVFMLSCNFPRRPDFGDVTVMDLHSGGIAHFHCHLGYELQGPRMLTCINASRPHWSNPEPICSAPCGGTVHNATIGRVLSPSYSGNQSGSMYCVWAIGAPPGQKLHLHFEKLLLTEKDRMVVYSGDTNRSAVLYDSLRADSVPFEGVISDGSSIRIDFLAEEPAAATAFNIRFEAFERGHCYEPYIQNGNFTTSDPTYNLGTTVEFTCDPGHSLEQGPAIIECINMRDPYWNDTEPLCRATCGGELTAVAGVILSPNWPEPYTEGEDCIWRIHVGEEKRLFLDIQLLNITNSDILTIYDGDELSARILGQYVGSSGPQKLYSSSPDLTIQFHSDPAGLIFGKGQGFIMNYIEVSRNDSCSDLPEIQNGWKTTSHTELVRGAKITYQCDPGYDIVGSDTLTCQWDLSWSSDPPFCEKIMYCTDPGEVEHSTRLISDPVLLVGTTIQYTCNPGFVLEGSSLLTCYSRETGTPIWTSRLPHCVSEESLACDNPGLPENGYQILYKRLYLPGESLTFMCYEGFELMGEVTIKCILGQPSHWSGPLPICKVNQDSFEHALEVAEAAAETSLEGGNMALAIFIPVLIISLLLGGAYIYLTRCRYYSSLRLPLMYSHPYSQITVETEFDNPIYETGETREYEVSI; from the exons acagcGGATCGGGGGCAGCGCTGGTGCCGGCCAGCCCGGACCCTCTCACTGCAGATGAGCCAGTAGAGAAGATGGGCGGTGGGGCTGCAGAGCTCGGGCACAGCACGGGTTTGACTGGTGGCGCTGAGGATTTTGGGCAGGTTGTGGGCTCAGACCCTGGAGCcgggcagctggggcagggcacTGCCCTCAACCTGCTGCCAGCCCCGGAGGACGGTGCCGCGCCGGCGGAGGAGACCacgcagctgctgcagagccacgTCCTGCCTATGGCCACCGCTGCCCCCAGACCCGATGCCAGACAGACTTCCCCTGTTAAGAAAAAGCCACCGACTCTAAAGCAAGTAAATACAGGAAGGAAGCACCCAAGGCTGAAGCCCACCCTGGCAGGGCCCCCCGGAGCTGCCTCTCCAGCCAGCCCACGGAGCTCCAGGCTCCCCACGGCCACCCCGGAGCTGCGGGTGCCAGCAGAGGACACGGAGCGGAGCCCCCCCGAGCTGCCCTGGGTGGACCAGACGACCACCAGCCGCCCCACGCTGCAGATGTCCCCTTCCACGCTGCCCCCAGCGCTCCCTGACAGCACGGGGGATGCCGGAGAGGCTCCGACCGCGGCTCCCGCTGGCGCTGCCGTTATCCCAACAAACAGCGCGGACAGGGACGCGCACGGCTCCGCGTCGGAGGAGAGCCAGGAAACCACCACGTCCACCATCGTCACCACCACCGTCACAACCACGGAGCCCACCCCGG TGCTCTGCAGCATGAGCTTCCATGACCCCGAGGGCTACATCGACTCCACGGATTATCCCCCGCTGCCCCTGCACGGGTACCTGCAGTGCACCTACAACGTCACCGTCTACACCGGCTACGGCGTCGAGCTCCAG GTGAAGAGCGTGAACCTGTCGGATGGGGAGGTGCTGTCCATCCGCGGCGTGGACGGCGACGCCCTGGTGGTCTTGGCCAACCAGACCCTGCTGGTGGAGGGCCAGGTGATCCGCAGCCCCACCAACACCATCTCCGTCTACTTCCGCACCTTCCAGGACGACGTGGTGGGGACCTTCCAGCTCCACTACCAGG tgtttatGCTGAGCTGCAACTTCCCACGGAGACCTGACTTCGGAGACGTGACGGTGATGGATCTGCACTCGGGTGGCATTGCTCACTTCCACTGTCACCTGGGCTACGAGCTGCAGGGCCCCCGCATGCTGACCTGCATCAACGCGTCCCGGCCGCACTGGAGCAACCCCGAGCCCATCTGCTCAG CTCCCTGTGGAGGGACAGTCCACAATGCCACCATCGGCCGCGTGCTGTCCCCCAGCTACAGCGGGAACCAGTCTGGCAGCATGTACTGCGTGTGGGCCATCGGGGCCCCCCCGGGCCAGAAGCTGCACCTGCACTTCGAGAAGCTCCTGCTGACCGAGAAGGACAG GATGGTGGTGTACAGCGGGGACACCAACCGCTCGGCCGTGCTCTACGACTCCCTGCGCGCCGACAGCGTCCCCTTCGAGGGCGTCATCAGCGACGGCTCCTCCATCAGGATCGACTTCCTCGCCGAGGAGCCCGCGGCCGCCACGGCCTTCAACATCCGCTTCGAAG CCTTCGAGCGCGGCCACTGCTACGAGCCCTACATCCAGAACGGGAACTTCACCACCTCCGACCCCACCTACAACCTGGGCACCACCGTGGAGTTCACCTGTGACCCTGGGCACTCCCTGGAGCAGGGCCCTGCCATCATCGAGTGCATCAACATGCGGGACCCCTACTGGAATGACACGGAGCCGCTGTGCCGAG CCACATGTGGAGGGGAGCTGACTGCCGTGGCCGGGGTGATCCTGTCCCCCAACTGGCCGGAGCCCTACACGGAGGGGGAGGATTGCATCTGGAGGATCCACGTGGGCGAGGAGAAGCGGCTCTTCCTGGACATCCAGCT CCTGAACATCACCAACAGCGACATCCTCACCATCTACGACGGGGACGAGCTCTCCGCCCGCATCCTGGGGCAGTACGTTGGCAGCAGCGGCCCCCAGAAGCTCTACTCCTCCAGCCCCGACCTcaccatccagttccactcgGATCCTGCCGGGCTCATCTTCGGGAAAGGGCAAGGATTCATCATGAACTACATAG agGTGTCCCGCAATGACTCCTGCTCTGACCTGCCTGAGATCCAGAACGGCTGGAAGACCACGTCACACACGGAGCTGGTGAGAGGGGCCAAGATCACCTACCAGTGTGACCCGGGCTATGACATCGTGGGCAGTGACACCCTCACCTGCCAGTGGGACCTCAGCTGGAGCAGCGACCCCCCCTTCTGTGAAAAGA TTATGTACTGCACGGACCCGGGGGAGGTGGAGCACTCCACCCGCCTCATCTCAGACCCggtgctgctggtgggcacCACCATCCAGTACACCTGCAACCCCGGCTTCGTGCTGGagggcagctccctgctcaccTGCTACAGCCGTGAGACCGGCACCCCCATCTGGACCTCGCGGCTCCCGCACTGCGTCT CTGAGGAGTCGCTTGCCTGTGATAACCCGGGGCTGCCAGAAAACGGGTACCAAATTCTTTATAAGCGCCTCTACCTGCCAGGAGAGTCCCTGACCTTCATGTGCTATGAAGGCTTTGAACTCATGGGGGAGGTGACCATCAAATGCATCCTGGGCCAGCCATCCCACTGGAGCGGCCCCCTGCCTATCTGCAAAG TGAACCAAGACAGCTTTGAACACGCTCTGGAAG tagcagaagctgctgcagagacGTCGCTTGAGGGGGGAAACATGGCCTTGGCCATCTTCATCCCGGTGCTGAtcatctccctgctgctgggaggagcGTACATCTATCTCACCAg gtGTCGGTACTACTCCAGCCTCCGCCTGCCCCTCATGTACTCCCACCCCTACAGCCAGATCACGGTAGAAACGGAGTTTGACAACCCGATTTACGAGACAGGG GAAACACGAGAATACGAGGTTTCGATATAA